A window of the Coprobacter fastidiosus genome harbors these coding sequences:
- a CDS encoding transferase produces the protein MEQQIDLSKYRNVLTRKHQMIRMLWSVVWTIFARPLPRSIGSGWKRFLLRLFGAKLASTAIVYSSAKIYYPANLIMDEYSCLASGVDCYNVALVKIGANTTVSQGAYLCTASHDISDSLNPLVTAPIIVKDQAWIATDAFVGMGVTVGQGAVIGARACVFKDVEPWTVVGGNPAKFIKKRVIS, from the coding sequence ATGGAACAACAAATAGATTTATCTAAATATAGGAATGTCCTGACACGAAAACATCAGATGATCAGGATGCTTTGGTCTGTTGTCTGGACGATTTTTGCCCGGCCGTTGCCACGTAGTATAGGAAGTGGCTGGAAACGTTTTTTGTTGCGGTTGTTCGGTGCGAAATTAGCTTCGACGGCAATTGTATACTCTTCTGCTAAAATCTATTACCCTGCAAATTTGATAATGGATGAATATAGTTGTCTTGCTTCCGGAGTGGATTGTTATAATGTAGCTCTTGTTAAAATCGGGGCTAATACGACAGTGTCCCAGGGTGCATATCTTTGTACGGCAAGTCATGATATATCGGATTCTTTAAATCCTCTGGTGACAGCACCTATTATTGTCAAAGATCAAGCATGGATTGCTACTGATGCATTTGTCGGTATGGGAGTGACGGTTGGACAGGGAGCTGTAATCGGTGCTCGGGCTTGTGTGTTTAAAGATGTAGAACCGTGGACAGTAGTCGGTGGAAATCCTGCCAAGTTTATAAAAAAAAGAGTGATAAGTTGA
- a CDS encoding acyltransferase produces MIREKRLAGLDIVRSLAILFVVAHHFDLHTEFLITPFIGVNMFIQGAFASLFLVAVPLFLLLTGFLNTNKKLTLTYYKGIIRVLSAYLVYSIVTILYRIIINGEHLSVFLWLRQIFNYTAIPYGWYIEMYIGLFILIPFLNIIYNNLQEKKNKQILILTFLVLTALPPFFNQAGYKFVPDDFVALYPVTFYFIGAYIHEYKFKFSKLKLSLILLFLCMLDPIINLMMGNTYRFVLGGRDSLFYTAIAVIVFLLFYDVDFKSKMITKISLLSLDMYLCSWIFDNLYYTYFKAHYFESQQQFFAFFPIIIPLVFFSSFGVAWLREKVNWGIKKIL; encoded by the coding sequence ATGATAAGAGAAAAGCGGTTGGCCGGATTGGATATAGTGAGATCTTTGGCTATTTTATTTGTTGTTGCACATCATTTCGATTTGCATACTGAATTTTTGATAACACCTTTTATAGGTGTTAATATGTTTATACAGGGAGCATTTGCATCTTTATTTTTGGTAGCTGTTCCTTTATTTCTGTTATTGACGGGATTTTTAAATACAAATAAAAAATTGACATTAACCTATTATAAAGGCATTATCCGAGTATTATCGGCTTATTTGGTATATTCTATTGTTACGATTTTATATAGAATAATTATCAATGGAGAACATTTAAGTGTTTTTTTATGGCTGCGTCAAATATTCAATTATACGGCCATTCCTTATGGATGGTATATCGAAATGTATATAGGATTATTTATTTTAATCCCGTTTTTGAATATAATTTATAATAACTTGCAGGAAAAGAAAAACAAACAAATTCTTATATTGACTTTTTTAGTATTAACAGCTTTACCTCCGTTCTTTAATCAGGCAGGATATAAATTTGTACCAGATGATTTTGTTGCGTTATATCCGGTAACTTTTTATTTTATAGGTGCTTATATTCATGAATATAAGTTTAAGTTTTCCAAACTTAAACTATCGCTTATTTTATTGTTTTTGTGTATGTTAGATCCAATAATAAATTTAATGATGGGAAATACTTATAGATTTGTTCTTGGTGGTCGCGATTCCCTCTTTTATACAGCCATTGCAGTTATTGTTTTTCTGTTGTTTTACGATGTTGATTTCAAGTCGAAAATGATAACGAAAATATCACTTTTGTCGTTGGATATGTATCTGTGTTCATGGATATTCGATAACTTATATTATACCTATTTTAAGGCTCATTATTTTGAAAGTCAACAACAGTTTTTCGCATTTTTCCCGATTATCATACCGTTGGTGTTTTTTTCGTCTTTCGGAGTAGCATGGTTGCGGGAAAAAGTAAATTGGGGAATAAAAAAAATTTTGTAA
- a CDS encoding acyltransferase, with protein MKDIQKTKRLPGLDIVRSLAILFVVAQHFNLNTEFRQTVFDGTNLFFQGMCASIFFVAVPLFLLLTGYLNINKQLSFGYYKGIVRVLEAYLIYSLLTIAYRYFVNGEHLSVLLWIRQILNYEVIPYGWYIEMYICLFLLIPFLNLIYKCLDTQRKKQILIVTFLALTAIPISLNWSATQLFPAYFTSLYPVSFYFIGAYIHEYKPKFRKLWLCVILIILCTVDPVFNSIVHLREGFVSLFMIRNGLFNTITAVIVFLLFYDVDFKSKMITKISLLSLDMYLCSWIFDNLYYTYFKAHYFESQQQFFAFFPIIVPLVFFSSFGVAWLREKVNWGIKKITSFWDIGKQLTIEK; from the coding sequence ATGAAAGATATTCAAAAGACGAAAAGATTGCCCGGATTGGATATAGTGAGATCTTTAGCTATTTTATTTGTTGTTGCACAGCATTTTAATTTGAATACAGAGTTCCGCCAGACTGTTTTTGATGGAACAAATCTTTTTTTTCAAGGAATGTGTGCATCAATATTTTTTGTTGCAGTGCCGTTATTCCTTTTGTTGACGGGATATTTAAATATCAATAAACAATTATCATTCGGGTACTATAAAGGAATTGTACGTGTCTTAGAAGCATATTTGATATATTCATTGTTGACGATTGCGTATAGATATTTTGTTAATGGAGAACATTTGAGTGTTTTATTATGGATACGCCAGATTTTAAATTATGAAGTGATTCCTTATGGTTGGTACATTGAAATGTACATTTGCCTGTTTCTTTTGATTCCGTTTTTGAACCTTATATACAAATGTTTGGATACACAAAGAAAAAAACAAATATTGATTGTTACTTTTTTAGCTCTGACAGCGATTCCAATTTCTCTTAATTGGTCGGCAACTCAATTATTCCCAGCTTATTTCACTTCATTATATCCGGTATCATTTTATTTTATAGGAGCTTATATTCATGAATATAAGCCAAAGTTTAGAAAACTTTGGCTATGTGTTATACTTATAATTTTATGTACCGTAGATCCTGTTTTTAATTCGATTGTACATTTAAGAGAAGGTTTTGTCTCGTTGTTTATGATACGGAACGGTCTTTTTAATACGATAACTGCAGTTATTGTTTTTCTGTTGTTTTACGATGTCGATTTCAAGTCGAAAATGATAACGAAAATATCACTTTTGTCGTTGGATATGTATCTGTGTTCATGGATATTCGATAACTTATATTATACTTATTTTAAGGCTCATTATTTTGAAAGCCAACAACAGTTTTTCGCATTTTTTCCGATTATCGTACCGTTGGTGTTTTTTTCGTCTTTCGGAGTAGCATGGTTGCGGGAAAAAGTAAATTGGGGAATAAAAAAAATTACAAGTTTTTGGGATATTGGTAAACAGCTGACAATAGAAAAATAA
- a CDS encoding glycosyltransferase family 2 protein: MLDISVIILTLNEELHIRRCIENVRSIAKQIFVVDCFSTDRTVDIAKELGAEVHQHEWPGNQAAQFNWALENLPIATEWVLRLDADEYLTSGLITEMDEQLPKLSGDITAVVFPLGRAFMGRVLKHGIVNSVKMIRLFRYGKACYEQRLMDEHIVVKSGRTVTFKNQFIDDSLLSIKQFVDKHNHYSSREAALLLDAEYHLFDLDTDDASYCEDVQKKRAQKMKYAKMPLFWRSFAYFCYRYIVKLGFLDGKEGFLWDFLQGWWYRTLVDAKILEIKKTCGQDAKKIRKYLIDNYQIKF, translated from the coding sequence ATGCTTGATATATCGGTAATCATATTGACTTTAAATGAAGAGCTTCATATCCGTCGTTGCATAGAAAATGTAAGATCGATAGCGAAACAGATATTTGTTGTGGATTGTTTTTCTACAGATCGGACAGTCGATATTGCAAAAGAATTGGGGGCAGAAGTGCATCAGCATGAGTGGCCTGGAAATCAGGCTGCACAATTCAATTGGGCTTTAGAGAATTTGCCGATAGCAACCGAATGGGTATTGCGGTTGGACGCTGATGAGTATTTGACTTCCGGATTGATAACTGAGATGGATGAACAATTACCGAAATTGTCCGGTGATATAACGGCTGTGGTTTTCCCTTTAGGACGAGCCTTTATGGGGCGTGTTCTGAAACATGGAATTGTAAATAGTGTGAAAATGATACGCCTTTTCAGATATGGGAAAGCTTGTTATGAACAGCGTTTAATGGATGAGCATATTGTTGTGAAATCGGGTCGGACAGTTACTTTTAAAAATCAGTTTATAGATGATAGTCTTCTTTCCATAAAGCAATTTGTAGACAAACACAATCACTATTCTTCTCGAGAAGCGGCTCTGTTACTTGATGCGGAATATCACCTGTTCGATTTGGATACAGATGATGCGTCATATTGCGAAGATGTACAGAAAAAACGTGCACAGAAAATGAAATATGCAAAGATGCCTCTATTCTGGCGTTCGTTTGCTTATTTCTGTTACCGTTACATAGTTAAACTCGGTTTTTTAGATGGTAAAGAAGGATTTCTTTGGGATTTTTTACAAGGCTGGTGGTATCGCACTCTTGTCGATGCAAAAATACTCGAAATAAAAAAGACCTGTGGACAGGATGCGAAAAAGATAAGAAAATATTTGATAGATAATTATCAGATAAAATTTTGA
- a CDS encoding acyltransferase family protein produces MQESVDDRKFWNIMKGIGIICVVVGHSGSWLTPYVYMFHMVLFVFISGYLFNERYVGDFKSFLKKRGKSLYWPTVKYRIAYALLHNVFILLYIYSPVNGIFSYSFRETCVAILKSFTLLSNLPIAGALWFVPFLLISLIFFCLVRKFAICLNPDKIEFITSVLLIGVFVLAWLLYCKGITYSWGLSSFFVQPVLYGGFLIKKKNVHVKCNLILFIISIVILFEAYQISGRFVDLASSTIVNPFFFIFVSTVGIYVSWYLSHLIMNNDYLASAVAFVGTYSLHIMALHFLAFRGVSYIYVWIHELPLTKISSAIYLDKNWWLVYSFVGIIMPVILMRTYKYIAKTIKSQIKCLIYR; encoded by the coding sequence ATGCAAGAAAGTGTAGATGATCGAAAATTTTGGAACATTATGAAAGGCATCGGCATTATTTGTGTTGTTGTCGGACATTCAGGTTCTTGGTTGACCCCTTATGTGTATATGTTTCACATGGTCTTATTTGTTTTTATTTCAGGTTATCTATTCAATGAGCGTTATGTAGGAGATTTTAAATCTTTTCTTAAGAAGAGAGGAAAATCTCTATATTGGCCGACGGTGAAATATAGGATTGCCTATGCATTGTTACATAATGTTTTTATATTATTGTATATTTATTCACCAGTTAATGGCATTTTTTCATATTCATTTCGAGAAACTTGTGTTGCTATTTTAAAAAGTTTTACGCTGTTATCAAATCTTCCTATAGCAGGAGCTCTTTGGTTTGTTCCGTTTCTTTTAATTTCTCTGATATTCTTTTGCTTAGTACGTAAGTTCGCTATTTGTCTGAATCCTGATAAAATAGAATTTATAACATCTGTTCTTTTAATCGGTGTTTTTGTTTTGGCATGGTTACTTTATTGTAAGGGTATAACTTATAGTTGGGGATTAAGTAGTTTTTTTGTTCAACCGGTATTGTATGGTGGATTTCTAATAAAGAAAAAGAATGTTCATGTGAAATGTAATCTTATTTTATTCATAATTTCAATTGTTATTCTTTTTGAAGCTTATCAGATTTCCGGAAGGTTTGTGGATTTGGCTTCCAGCACTATTGTAAATCCTTTTTTCTTCATATTTGTTTCTACTGTAGGGATATACGTATCATGGTATTTATCACATCTAATAATGAATAATGATTATTTGGCATCAGCGGTTGCATTTGTCGGAACATATTCATTGCATATAATGGCGTTGCATTTTTTAGCTTTCAGAGGAGTTTCGTATATATATGTTTGGATTCATGAATTGCCTTTAACAAAGATATCATCTGCAATTTATTTAGATAAAAATTGGTGGTTGGTTTATTCATTTGTCGGAATTATAATGCCTGTTATACTTATGAGAACATATAAATATATTGCAAAAACTATAAAATCTCAAATAAAATGCTTGATATATCGGTAA
- a CDS encoding acyltransferase family protein — protein sequence MGENKVHYYWLDLVRFTAAFLVLICHFRGAFFVEYTLLPAEQKNPLIFAFYSLTRLGNEAVLIFFVMSGFLVGGKAIERLQQGVFDIKGYAIDRIVRIMLPLISALLLFIPVSIVQGFCIDWKAWLGNLFSLQGICTYSIIEPLWSLSYEVWFYILMGIISLFFVRQKMVFYKIFAIPLLLICFLVFTKLSPHYLFMWFMGALAYLIIPKKVDKIFLWGGFIVMICFIILLQLTSGSRLNEGTAISQYLPNRQALELLFAFFFSLFLQQLVIIKPTKKWTLKLNEIGTKLAAFSYTLYLTHVLVLRMLEYYNVPKSESVDFISISWYIGELSIALLVAYVVYWCFEKRTAEVKSWVKSKL from the coding sequence ATGGGGGAAAACAAGGTTCATTATTATTGGTTGGACTTAGTCCGTTTTACTGCGGCATTTTTGGTTTTGATTTGCCATTTCAGAGGTGCGTTTTTTGTTGAATATACATTGCTGCCTGCAGAGCAGAAGAATCCTTTGATTTTTGCATTTTATTCATTAACAAGGTTAGGAAACGAAGCTGTTCTTATCTTCTTTGTTATGAGTGGATTCTTAGTAGGCGGAAAGGCGATAGAGAGGCTGCAACAAGGTGTCTTTGATATTAAAGGATATGCTATTGACAGAATTGTTCGTATCATGTTGCCTCTAATATCGGCATTATTGTTATTTATTCCGGTTTCTATTGTTCAAGGTTTTTGTATTGATTGGAAAGCTTGGTTAGGTAATCTTTTTTCTTTACAAGGCATTTGCACTTATTCTATAATAGAACCGCTTTGGTCGCTTTCCTATGAAGTTTGGTTTTATATATTAATGGGTATAATATCTTTGTTTTTTGTACGTCAAAAGATGGTATTTTATAAAATTTTTGCTATTCCGCTCTTATTAATATGTTTCCTTGTTTTTACAAAATTGTCTCCACATTATTTATTTATGTGGTTTATGGGAGCATTAGCATATCTTATCATTCCGAAAAAAGTTGATAAGATATTTTTGTGGGGAGGTTTTATTGTGATGATATGTTTTATCATATTACTTCAATTAACAAGCGGATCAAGATTGAATGAGGGAACAGCTATATCACAATATTTGCCTAATCGACAAGCTCTTGAGTTATTGTTCGCTTTTTTCTTCAGTTTGTTCCTTCAACAGCTTGTAATTATTAAACCGACTAAAAAATGGACTTTAAAGCTTAATGAGATAGGAACAAAATTGGCGGCTTTTTCTTATACTCTTTATTTGACACATGTATTGGTATTGCGTATGTTGGAATATTATAATGTTCCTAAAAGTGAAAGTGTCGATTTTATTTCTATTTCTTGGTATATAGGAGAGTTGAGTATAGCTTTATTGGTTGCCTATGTAGTGTATTGGTGTTTTGAGAAACGGACGGCAGAAGTGAAAAGTTGGGTTAAATCTAAATTATAA